From Gimesia panareensis, the proteins below share one genomic window:
- a CDS encoding 3-keto-disaccharide hydrolase, producing MLLTARKISTLSLLTVAGLMISLTAPLSAEEHCESDFVSIFNGKNLDGWQGATDGYYVKDGMLISKKESGGNLFTDKEYKNFVLRFDFKLDAGANNGIGFHVPLNPKGSPAYAGKELQILDNTAEKYAKLQKYQYHGSLYGTAAAKRGYLNPVGQWNSEEVLVNGNHVKVTLNGTVILDYDMADAKKNGTIDHKDHPGLKRDKGYLCLCGHGAHIEFKDFRIKELK from the coding sequence ATGTTGTTGACTGCCCGTAAAATCTCCACCCTCTCCCTACTGACTGTCGCCGGTCTGATGATCTCTCTGACTGCTCCCCTGAGCGCTGAAGAACACTGCGAAAGCGATTTCGTCAGCATCTTTAACGGCAAGAACCTGGATGGCTGGCAAGGGGCCACCGACGGGTATTACGTCAAAGACGGCATGCTCATCAGCAAAAAAGAGAGCGGCGGAAATCTCTTCACCGACAAAGAATACAAAAACTTCGTCCTGCGGTTCGATTTCAAACTGGATGCCGGCGCCAACAACGGGATCGGTTTCCATGTTCCCCTGAATCCTAAAGGCAGCCCTGCCTACGCTGGCAAAGAACTTCAGATCCTGGACAACACCGCAGAAAAATACGCCAAGCTGCAGAAGTATCAGTACCACGGTTCGCTGTACGGGACTGCGGCTGCCAAACGAGGTTACCTCAACCCGGTTGGTCAGTGGAACTCTGAAGAAGTTCTCGTGAATGGCAATCACGTCAAAGTCACACTCAACGGCACCGTGATTCTGGACTACGATATGGCAGACGCCAAGAAAAACGGCACGATCGATCACAAAGATCATCCCGGTCTCAAACGGGACAAAGGCTACCTCTGCCTCTGTGGCCATGGCGCTCACATTGAGTTCAAAGATTTCCGAATCAAAGAACTCAAGTAG
- the mtnA gene encoding S-methyl-5-thioribose-1-phosphate isomerase, which produces MNTEHEAASDVATLHWVGDTDGYLKMIDQTLLPTEYREIECRDVETVWEAIKKLRVRGAPAIGIAAAYGVVIGLQTDAGTSRADFDQRLKTVADYLAESRPTAVNLFWALDRLQKLAADSSDLDSSEMHALLLEEARRIEVEDLEMCHKIGEVGAALLSPGDGVLTHCNAGGLATSGGGTALAVFFEAAKQGKGIHVYADETRPLLQGARLTTWELMQRNVPVTLISDSMAGWVMKEGKIQAVVTGADRIAANGDSANKIGTYSVALLASLHDIPFYIAAPSSTFDLSLESGEEIPIEERLPEEITNGFGKQTVPDGVDVYNPAFDVTPAKFIRGIITERGLIQPVTKEEVLRVLGSEPVQS; this is translated from the coding sequence ATGAATACCGAGCACGAAGCTGCGTCAGATGTAGCAACACTTCATTGGGTTGGTGATACGGATGGATATCTGAAAATGATCGATCAGACGCTGCTGCCCACCGAGTATCGGGAAATCGAATGCCGGGATGTGGAGACGGTCTGGGAGGCGATTAAAAAACTGCGTGTCCGCGGCGCACCGGCGATCGGGATTGCAGCCGCCTATGGTGTCGTCATTGGCTTGCAGACCGATGCCGGCACATCGCGTGCGGATTTTGATCAACGACTGAAAACGGTTGCCGATTATCTGGCCGAGAGCAGGCCGACGGCGGTGAACCTGTTCTGGGCACTGGACCGTTTGCAGAAGCTGGCTGCCGATTCGTCGGATCTGGACAGCAGCGAGATGCATGCACTCCTGCTGGAAGAGGCGCGGCGGATCGAGGTCGAAGATCTGGAGATGTGCCACAAAATCGGTGAAGTGGGGGCGGCCTTACTCTCTCCCGGAGATGGTGTGCTGACACACTGTAATGCCGGCGGCCTGGCGACTTCGGGCGGCGGCACGGCGCTGGCGGTCTTCTTTGAGGCGGCAAAGCAGGGGAAGGGAATTCATGTTTATGCAGATGAGACCCGCCCTTTATTACAGGGGGCGCGACTGACGACCTGGGAACTGATGCAGAGGAATGTTCCCGTGACCCTGATCAGTGACTCAATGGCAGGTTGGGTGATGAAGGAAGGCAAGATCCAGGCAGTGGTGACCGGCGCGGACCGGATCGCTGCCAACGGGGATTCGGCGAATAAAATCGGCACCTATTCCGTCGCGCTGCTGGCGAGCCTGCACGACATCCCGTTTTATATCGCAGCTCCCTCCAGCACATTCGATCTGAGTCTGGAAAGTGGTGAGGAGATTCCGATCGAAGAACGTCTGCCGGAAGAGATCACGAACGGATTCGGAAAACAGACCGTGCCGGATGGCGTCGATGTCTATAATCCGGCTTTTGACGTGACGCCGGCAAAATTTATCCGGGGCATTATCACGGAACGCGGACTGATTCAACCGGTGA